A part of Aspergillus flavus chromosome 5, complete sequence genomic DNA contains:
- a CDS encoding putative 24-dehydrocholesterol reductase (FAD-binding protein): MDLHNATFHDDKKPFYIYHGSTNSTRPSKKSTSNTIDTSSLNRVISIDRTRKVALVEPNVPMDMLVSAILPHGFIPPVVMEYPGITVGCGFAGTSGESSSYRHGFFDRTISWIEIVVGNGEILHASPNENSDLFFGAACSFGTLGITTLLELQLIELPASPVVELTYFPISGIDEAIRKIEELTPNPTYQYLDGIMFTKTKGCICAGLITSLVEEDQVQTFNRPTDPWFYMHAEDMVSSRSSHEKGTASKELIPLPDYLFRYDRGGFWVGKYAFEYFLFPQTKFMRWMLDGISHTRVMYHAVHKSGLFKEYTIQDVAVPYNGAKELINFLDDSFGKYPLWLCPVRTTTTHVSGLMAQQRDQPDPDRHDMMLSVGVWGPGPKGKKNFVDFNRKLEKVVHMVGGQKWLYARTYYTEEEFWSIYDRDTMDGLRQKYHTSYLPSLYQKVKIQPEEVVRQRPWTSKLAGDWIWNRWPISGVYGLMHTFWHKDYLLVDCKKLLN, from the exons ATGGACTTGCATAATGCTACC TTTCATGATGACAAGAAACCATTTTATATCTATCACGGATCCACGAACTCGACACGCCCGTCGAAAAAGTCCACATCCAATACTATCGATACAAGCAGTCTCAATCGTGTCATCAGCATTGATCGGACACGCAAGGTAGCACTAGTTGAGCCTAATGTTCCTATGGACATGCTTGTCAGCGCAATCCTCCCCCACGGATTCATTCCACCAGTGGTGATGGAGTACCCCGGGATAACAGTGGGTTGCGGATTTGCAGGAACATCGGGAGAAAGTAGCTCATACCGGCATGGCTTCTTTGATCGAACAATTTCTTGGATTGAGATTGTAGTAGGGAATGGCGAGATCCTGCACGCATCACCAAATGAAAATTCCGATTTATTCTTCGGTGCTGCATGCTCCTTTGGGACCCTTGGAATCACGACTCTACTGGAGCTGCAACTCATAGAGCTTCCAGCAAGCCCAGTAGTGGAACTAACCTATTTCCCCATCTCGGGCATTGATGAGGCCATCAGGAAAATTGAAGAGCTCACACCCAATCCCACGTACCAATATCTGGATGGGATTATGTTCACCAAGACCAAGGGGTGCATATGTGCCGGGTTAATCACCAGCTTGGTAGAGGAAGACCAGGTTCAAACTTTCAATCGTCCCACCGATCCATGGTTCTATATGCATGCCGAAGACATGGTTTCCTCACGATCAAGCCATGAGAAGGGGACAGCATCCAAGGAGCTGATCCCCTTGCCCGATTACCTGTTCCGCTATGATAGGGGAGGCTTCTGGGTGGGAAAGTACGCATTcgaatatttccttttcccccaAACAAAATTTATGCGATGGATGCTGGACGGTATTTCCCACACAAGGGTCATGTATCACGCCGTCCACAAGAGCGGGCTATTCAAGGAGTACACTATTCAGGACGTTGCGGTGCCGTACAATGGTGCCAAAGAGCTGATTAATTTTCTTGATGACTCGTTCGGGAAATATCCATTATGGCTTTGTCCTGTCCGTACTACAACGACACATGTCTCGGGACTGATGGCGCAACAACGAGACCAGCCCGACCCGGATCGTCACGATATGATGCTCAGCGTTGGGGTGTGGGGTCCAGGACCGAAGGGTAAGAAGAACTTCGTCGACTTTAATCGCAAGCTTGAAAAGGTCGTCCACATGGTTGGGGGTCAAAAGTGGCTCTACGCACGGACCTACTATACAGAGGAGGAATTCTGGTCGATCTATGACCGTGATACAATGGATGGCTTACGACAGAAGTATCATACGTCCTACTTACCGAGTTTGTACCAGAAAGTCAAGATCCAGCCAGAGGAGGTCGTCAGGCAGCGGCCTTGGACATCGAAGCTGGCGGGAGACTGGATTTGGAATCGTTGGCCGATTTCTGGGGTTTACGGGTTGATGCATACTTTCTGGCATAAGGATTATTTGTTAGTAGACTGCAAGAAATTGCTCAACTAG